Proteins found in one Streptococcus mitis genomic segment:
- the ffh gene encoding signal recognition particle protein has translation MAFESLTERLQNVFKNLRKKGKISESDVQEATKEIRLALLEADVALPVVKDFIKKVRERAVGHEVIDTLNPAQQIIKIVDEELTDVLGSDTAEIIKSPKIPTIIMMVGLQGAGKTTFAGKLANKLKKEENARPLMIAADIYRPAAIDQLKTLGQQIDVPVFALGTEVPAVEIVRQGLEQAQVNHNDYVLIDTAGRLQIDELLMNELRDVKALAQPNEILLVVDAMIGQEAANVAREFNAQLEVTGVILTKIDGDTRGGAALSVRHITGKPIKFTGTGEKITDIETFHPDRMSSRILGMGDMLTLIEKASQEYDEQKALEMAEKMRENTFDFNDFIDQLDQVQNMGPMEDLLKMIPGMANNPALQNMKVDERQIARKRAIVSSMTPEERENPDLLNPSRRRRIAAGSGNTFVEVNKFIKDFNQAKQLMQGVMSGDMNKMMKQMGINPNNLPKNMPNMGGMDMSALEGMMGRGGMPDLSALGGAGMPDMSQMFGGGLKGKIGEFAMKQSMKRMANKMKKAKKKRK, from the coding sequence ATGGCATTTGAAAGTTTAACAGAACGTTTGCAGAACGTCTTTAAAAATTTACGTAAAAAAGGAAAAATCTCTGAGTCTGATGTTCAAGAGGCAACCAAAGAGATTCGCTTGGCCTTGCTTGAAGCCGACGTTGCCTTGCCTGTTGTAAAGGACTTTATCAAGAAAGTTCGTGAGCGTGCAGTCGGCCATGAGGTCATTGATACCCTTAATCCTGCGCAACAGATTATTAAAATCGTTGATGAGGAACTGACAGACGTTTTAGGTTCTGATACGGCTGAGATTATCAAGTCACCTAAGATTCCAACCATCATCATGATGGTTGGTTTACAGGGGGCTGGTAAAACAACTTTTGCCGGTAAATTGGCCAATAAACTCAAGAAGGAAGAAAATGCCCGTCCTTTGATGATTGCGGCGGATATTTACCGTCCTGCGGCTATCGACCAGTTGAAAACTCTGGGTCAACAAATCGATGTGCCTGTTTTTGCTCTTGGGACAGAGGTTCCAGCTGTGGAGATTGTTCGTCAAGGTTTGGAACAAGCCCAAGTTAATCATAATGACTATGTCTTGATTGATACGGCAGGTCGTTTGCAGATTGATGAGCTTTTGATGAATGAGCTTCGTGACGTGAAAGCACTGGCTCAACCAAACGAAATTCTGCTTGTCGTTGATGCCATGATTGGTCAAGAAGCGGCCAATGTTGCGCGTGAGTTTAATGCTCAGTTGGAAGTGACTGGGGTCATCCTTACCAAGATTGATGGCGATACTCGTGGTGGTGCGGCTCTGTCTGTTCGTCACATTACTGGAAAACCAATCAAGTTCACTGGTACAGGTGAAAAGATTACGGACATTGAAACCTTCCACCCAGATCGCATGTCTAGCCGTATCCTTGGCATGGGGGATATGCTCACTCTGATTGAGAAAGCTTCTCAGGAATACGATGAGCAAAAAGCCCTTGAAATGGCTGAGAAGATGCGTGAAAACACCTTTGATTTCAATGATTTCATTGATCAGTTGGATCAGGTACAAAACATGGGGCCAATGGAAGACTTGCTCAAGATGATTCCAGGTATGGCAAACAACCCAGCCCTTCAAAACATGAAGGTAGATGAGCGTCAGATTGCTCGTAAACGTGCCATTGTGTCTTCCATGACACCTGAAGAACGTGAAAACCCAGATTTGTTAAATCCAAGCCGTCGCCGTCGTATCGCAGCTGGTTCTGGAAATACCTTTGTCGAAGTCAATAAATTCATCAAGGACTTTAACCAGGCTAAACAGCTCATGCAGGGTGTTATGTCTGGGGATATGAACAAAATGATGAAGCAAATGGGAATCAATCCAAACAACCTTCCTAAAAATATGCCAAATATGGGAGGAATGGATATGTCTGCCCTTGAAGGAATGATGGGACGAGGTGGTATGCCTGACTTGTCAGCGCTTGGAGGAGCAGGAATGCCAGATATGAGCCAGATGTTTGGTGGCGGACTCAAGGGTAAAATCGGTGAATTTGCCATGAAACAGTCCATGAAACGCATGGCTAACAAAATGAAAAAAGCAAAGAAGAAACGCAAGTAA
- a CDS encoding DUF1934 domain-containing protein translates to MKIRMRNTIQFDKQLEVIDQLYDVEVHEKGDYSYLLFYNEEKEKVVIKFHGQELVMSRFSNPKTIMRFLKDSDSLAYIPTPMGMQEFIIQTSHYQVDGQKIELAYQLQNQEGHPFASYQLEITWD, encoded by the coding sequence GTGAAGATTCGGATGCGAAATACGATTCAGTTTGATAAGCAGTTGGAAGTGATTGACCAGCTTTATGACGTGGAAGTGCATGAAAAAGGAGATTATAGCTACCTGCTTTTTTATAATGAGGAAAAGGAAAAAGTGGTTATTAAATTCCATGGTCAAGAACTGGTGATGAGCCGTTTTTCCAATCCCAAGACCATTATGCGCTTTCTAAAGGATAGCGATAGTTTAGCCTACATTCCTACACCTATGGGCATGCAGGAGTTTATCATCCAAACGAGCCATTATCAAGTTGATGGGCAAAAGATTGAGCTAGCCTATCAACTACAAAATCAGGAGGGACATCCCTTTGCCAGCTATCAACTGGAAATTACTTGGGACTAG
- a CDS encoding putative DNA-binding protein: MEIEKTNRMNALFEFYAALLTDKQMNYIELYYADDYSLAEIAEEFGVSRQAVYDNIKRTEKILEDYEMKLHMYSDYIVRSQIFDQILERYPKDDFLQKQIEILTSIDNRE, translated from the coding sequence ATGGAAATTGAAAAAACCAATCGAATGAATGCGCTCTTTGAATTTTATGCGGCGCTTTTGACAGATAAACAAATGAATTATATCGAGCTCTACTACGCTGATGATTACAGCCTTGCTGAAATTGCCGAGGAATTTGGTGTCAGTCGTCAGGCTGTCTATGATAATATCAAGCGGACAGAAAAGATTCTGGAAGATTATGAGATGAAATTGCACATGTACTCGGACTACATTGTCCGCAGTCAGATTTTTGACCAGATTTTGGAGCGCTATCCAAAGGATGACTTTCTACAGAAGCAGATTGAAATTTTAACAAGCATTGATAATAGAGAATAA
- a CDS encoding uracil-xanthine permease family protein yields MKQESTVDLLLDVDQRPSAGKGILLSFQHVFAMFGATILVPLILGMPVSVALFASGVGTLIYMIATGFRVPVYLGSSFAFITAMSLAMKELGGDVSAAQTGVILTGFIYVLVAAGVRFAGTKWIDKLLPPIIIGPMIIVIGLGLAGSAVTNAGLVADGNWKNALVAVVTFLIAAFINTKGKGFLRIIPFLFAIIGGYLFALTLGLVDFTPVLKANWFEIPGFYLPFSTGGAFKEYNLYFGPETIAILPIAIVTISEHIGDHTVLGQICGRQFLKEPGLHRTLLGDGIATSVSAFLGGPANTTYGENTGVIGMTRIASVSVIRNAAFIAIALSFLGKFTALISTIPNAVLGGMSILLYGVIASNGLKVLIKERVDFSQMRNLIIASAMLVLGLGGAILKLGPVTLSGTALSAMTGIILNLILPYENKD; encoded by the coding sequence ATGAAACAAGAATCAACTGTTGATTTGTTACTAGACGTTGACCAACGTCCTTCAGCTGGAAAAGGAATTCTCCTTAGCTTCCAACACGTTTTCGCCATGTTTGGTGCGACCATCTTGGTACCCTTGATTTTGGGAATGCCTGTATCTGTTGCCCTTTTTGCTTCAGGTGTTGGAACACTCATCTACATGATCGCAACTGGTTTTAGAGTTCCAGTTTATCTAGGATCATCATTCGCCTTTATCACAGCTATGTCCCTAGCTATGAAGGAACTAGGAGGGGATGTATCAGCTGCCCAAACAGGGGTTATCCTTACAGGTTTTATCTATGTGCTTGTCGCTGCTGGTGTTCGTTTTGCGGGTACAAAATGGATTGATAAACTCTTGCCACCAATCATCATCGGACCTATGATCATCGTTATCGGTCTTGGACTTGCAGGTTCAGCTGTTACAAACGCTGGTCTTGTAGCGGATGGAAATTGGAAAAATGCACTTGTAGCAGTTGTTACTTTCTTGATTGCTGCCTTTATCAATACAAAAGGAAAAGGCTTCCTACGAATCATTCCATTCCTCTTTGCCATTATCGGTGGTTACCTCTTCGCACTAACCCTTGGCTTGGTTGACTTTACACCAGTTCTTAAAGCCAACTGGTTTGAAATTCCTGGTTTCTACTTGCCATTTAGCACAGGTGGTGCCTTTAAAGAATACAATCTTTACTTTGGTCCAGAAACTATCGCTATCTTGCCAATCGCTATCGTAACAATTTCTGAACATATCGGAGACCATACTGTTTTGGGTCAAATCTGTGGCCGTCAATTCTTGAAAGAACCAGGTCTTCACCGTACTCTTCTTGGTGACGGTATCGCAACTTCAGTTTCTGCCTTCCTTGGTGGACCAGCCAATACAACTTATGGAGAAAATACAGGGGTTATCGGTATGACTCGTATCGCTTCTGTCTCAGTTATCCGTAACGCTGCCTTTATCGCGATTGCCCTCAGCTTCCTTGGTAAATTCACTGCCTTGATTTCAACCATTCCAAATGCTGTACTTGGTGGTATGTCAATCCTTCTCTACGGAGTTATCGCAAGTAATGGTTTGAAAGTTTTGATCAAAGAACGTGTAGACTTCAGTCAAATGCGTAACCTAATCATCGCAAGTGCTATGTTGGTCCTTGGACTTGGAGGAGCTATCCTTAAACTTGGTCCAGTTACCCTTTCAGGTACTGCCCTATCAGCCATGACAGGAATCATCTTGAACTTAATCTTGCCATACGAAAATAAAGACTAA
- the htpX gene encoding zinc metalloprotease HtpX — protein sequence MLFDQIASNKRKTWILLLVFFLLLALVGYAVGYLFMRSGLGGLVIALIIGFIYALSMIFQSTEIVMSMNGAREVDEQMAPDLYHVVEDMAMVAQIPMPRVFIIDDPALNAFATGSNPQNAAVAATSGLLAIMNREELEAVMGHEVSHIRNYDIRISTIAVALASAITMLSSMAGRMMWWGGAGRRRSDDDRDGNGLEIIMLVVSLLAIVLAPLAATLVQLAISRQREFLADASSVELTRNPQGMINALRKLDNSKPMSRPVDDASSALYINDPKKGGGFQKLFYTHPPISERIERLKHM from the coding sequence ATGTTGTTTGATCAAATTGCAAGCAATAAACGAAAAACGTGGATTTTATTGCTGGTATTTTTCCTACTCTTAGCTCTTGTTGGCTATGCGGTTGGTTACCTCTTTATGCGTTCTGGGCTTGGTGGTTTGGTTATCGCATTGATTATCGGCTTTATCTATGCCTTGTCCATGATTTTTCAATCGACAGAGATTGTCATGTCCATGAATGGAGCGCGTGAGGTGGATGAGCAAATGGCACCAGACCTCTACCATGTAGTAGAAGATATGGCTATGGTGGCTCAGATTCCTATGCCCCGTGTTTTCATCATTGATGATCCAGCCTTAAATGCCTTTGCGACAGGTTCTAACCCTCAAAACGCAGCGGTTGCTGCGACTTCAGGTCTCCTAGCTATCATGAATCGTGAAGAACTAGAAGCTGTTATGGGACATGAAGTCAGTCATATTCGTAATTACGATATCCGCATTTCAACTATTGCCGTTGCCCTGGCCAGTGCTATCACCATGCTTTCTAGTATGGCAGGTCGTATGATGTGGTGGGGTGGCGCAGGTCGCAGACGAAGTGACGATGACCGAGATGGAAATGGTCTTGAAATCATTATGCTAGTGGTCTCCCTACTTGCAATTGTGCTGGCACCTCTCGCTGCAACCTTAGTGCAACTAGCTATTTCTCGTCAGAGGGAATTTCTAGCTGATGCTTCCAGTGTCGAGTTGACCCGCAATCCTCAAGGGATGATTAATGCCCTACGTAAGTTGGATAATAGTAAACCGATGAGTCGTCCTGTCGATGATGCCAGCAGTGCGCTTTATATCAATGATCCTAAGAAAGGTGGAGGGTTCCAAAAACTCTTTTATACCCACCCACCTATTTCAGAACGGATTGAACGTTTAAAACATATGTAA
- a CDS encoding HD domain-containing protein: MNEKVFRDPVHNYIHVDNQIIYDLINTKEFQRLRRIKQLGTSSYTFHGGEHSRFSHCLGVYEIARRITEIFEEKYPEEWNPAESLLTMTAALLHDLGHGAYSHTFEHLFDTDHEAITQEIIQSPETEIHQVLLQVAPDFPEKVASVIDHTYPNKQVVQLISSQIDADRMDYLLRDSYFTGASYGEFDLTRILRVIRPVENGIAFQRNGMHAIEDYVLSRYQMYMQVYFHPATRAMEVLLQNLLKRAKELYPEDKDFFARTSPHLLPFFEKNVTLSDYLALDDGVMNTYFQLWMTSPDKILADLSQRFVNRKVFKSITFSQEDQDQLASMRKLVEDIGFDPDYYTAIHKNFDLPYDIYRPESENPRTQIEILQKNGELAELSSLSPIVQSLAGSRHGDNRFYFPKEMLDQNSIFASITQQFLHLIENDHFTPNKN; the protein is encoded by the coding sequence ATGAACGAAAAAGTATTCCGTGACCCAGTTCACAACTACATCCATGTCGATAATCAAATCATCTATGACTTGATTAATACAAAAGAATTTCAGCGTTTGCGCCGGATCAAGCAACTGGGAACTTCCAGTTATACCTTCCACGGTGGGGAGCACAGCCGCTTCTCCCATTGTCTTGGAGTCTATGAGATTGCTCGACGTATCACGGAGATTTTTGAAGAAAAATATCCTGAAGAATGGAATCCTGCCGAGTCTCTCTTGACCATGACTGCTGCTCTCCTACATGACCTTGGACATGGTGCCTACTCCCATACTTTTGAACATCTCTTTGATACAGACCATGAAGCGATTACTCAGGAAATCATCCAAAGTCCTGAAACGGAGATTCACCAAGTCCTGCTACAAGTGGCACCAGATTTTCCAGAAAAGGTAGCCAGTGTCATTGACCATACCTATCCTAACAAGCAGGTCGTGCAACTCATTTCTAGTCAGATTGATGCAGACCGTATGGACTATCTCTTGCGTGACTCCTATTTTACTGGAGCATCCTATGGGGAATTTGACTTGACTCGAATCCTCCGAGTCATTCGCCCTGTCGAAAATGGTATCGCCTTTCAGCGCAATGGCATGCACGCCATCGAAGACTACGTCCTCAGTCGCTACCAGATGTATATGCAGGTCTATTTCCACCCAGCAACACGGGCCATGGAAGTTCTCCTGCAGAATCTCCTCAAACGCGCCAAGGAACTTTATCCAGAAGATAAGGACTTCTTTGCACGAACATCTCCACATCTCCTGCCTTTCTTTGAAAAAAATGTGACCTTGTCTGACTATCTAGCTCTGGATGATGGTGTGATGAATACCTATTTCCAACTCTGGATGACCAGTCCTGACAAGATTCTCGCAGATTTGTCGCAACGCTTTGTCAACCGCAAGGTCTTTAAATCCATTACCTTTTCACAAGAAGATCAAGACCAGCTCGCTAGCATGAGAAAATTGGTTGAGGACATTGGCTTTGATCCCGACTACTATACTGCCATTCATAAGAACTTTGACCTCCCTTATGATATCTATCGTCCCGAATCTGAAAATCCACGGACACAGATTGAGATTTTACAAAAAAATGGAGAACTGGCCGAACTCTCTAGCCTGTCTCCTATCGTCCAATCCCTTGCTGGCAGTCGCCATGGAGATAATCGTTTCTATTTTCCAAAGGAAATGTTGGATCAAAACAGCATCTTCGCAAGCATCACCCAGCAATTTTTACACTTGATTGAGAACGATCATTTTACCCCAAATAAAAACTAG
- the rsmG gene encoding 16S rRNA (guanine(527)-N(7))-methyltransferase RsmG produces MKPETFYNLLAEQNLPLSDQQKKQFERYFELLVEWNEKINLTAITDKDEVYLKHFYDSIAPILQGLIPNETIKLLDIGAGAGFPSLPMKILYPKLDVTIIDSLNKRINFLQLLSQELDLDDVHFYHGRAEDFAQDKNFRAQYDFVTARAVARMQVLSELTIPYLKVGGKLLALKASNAPEELLEAKNALNLLFSKVENNLNYALPNGDPRYITVVEKKKETPNKYPRKAGMPNKRPL; encoded by the coding sequence ATGAAACCAGAAACATTTTACAACCTGCTTGCCGAACAAAATCTTCCACTTTCGGACCAGCAAAAAAAACAATTTGAACGTTATTTTGAACTCTTGGTCGAATGGAATGAAAAGATTAATTTAACAGCCATTACGGACAAGGATGAAGTTTATCTCAAACATTTTTACGATTCGATTGCGCCTATTCTGCAAGGTTTGATTCCCAATGAAACTATCAAACTTCTTGATATTGGAGCTGGGGCAGGATTTCCTAGTCTTCCGATGAAAATTCTCTATCCTAAGCTAGATGTGACCATCATTGATTCACTCAATAAGCGCATCAACTTCCTCCAACTTTTGTCTCAAGAACTGGATTTAGACGATGTTCATTTCTACCATGGACGTGCCGAAGATTTTGCCCAAGACAAGAACTTCCGTGCTCAATATGATTTTGTAACAGCTCGTGCGGTTGCCCGCATGCAGGTCTTGTCTGAATTGACCATTCCTTACCTTAAAGTTGGCGGAAAACTATTGGCACTCAAGGCTAGCAATGCGCCTGAGGAATTATTAGAAGCTAAGAATGCCCTCAACCTCCTCTTCAGTAAAGTCGAAAACAATCTCAACTACGCCCTACCAAATGGAGATCCGCGTTATATCACAGTGGTGGAAAAGAAAAAAGAAACACCAAATAAATATCCAAGAAAGGCTGGCATGCCCAACAAACGCCCGCTTTAA
- a CDS encoding LemA family protein, producing the protein MTWIILGVIALIVIFVIVSYNGLVKNRMQTKEAWSQIDVQLKRRNDLLPNLIETVKGYAKYEGSTLEKVAELRNQVAAATSPAEAMKASDALTRQISGIFAVAESYPDLKASANFVKLQEELTNTENKISYSRQLYNSVVSNYNVKLETFPSNIIAGMFGFKAADFLQTPEEEKAVPKVDFSGLGD; encoded by the coding sequence ATGACTTGGATTATTCTTGGAGTTATCGCTCTTATTGTTATTTTTGTGATTGTTAGCTATAACGGTTTGGTTAAGAATCGTATGCAAACAAAGGAGGCTTGGAGTCAGATTGATGTTCAGTTGAAACGTCGAAATGATCTCTTGCCAAACTTGATTGAGACTGTAAAAGGTTATGCCAAATATGAAGGTTCTACCCTTGAAAAGGTGGCAGAACTACGTAACCAAGTGGCAGCAGCGACTTCACCAGCAGAAGCTATGAAAGCTAGTGATGCCCTTACTCGTCAGATTTCAGGTATTTTTGCAGTTGCAGAAAGCTATCCAGATTTGAAAGCCAGTGCCAACTTTGTTAAATTGCAAGAGGAGTTGACCAATACAGAAAATAAAATTTCTTACTCTCGTCAACTCTACAACAGTGTTGTCAGCAACTACAATGTAAAATTAGAAACTTTCCCAAGCAATATTATCGCTGGAATGTTTGGATTTAAAGCAGCAGATTTCCTTCAAACACCAGAAGAGGAAAAGGCAGTCCCTAAAGTTGATTTTAGCGGTTTAGGTGACTAA